Genomic DNA from Gimesia aquarii:
AATATTCTGCGTTTTTGCTTCACTTCTCTTCTGACATCGCGTTTTTGTGCTCCCAGGTGACGCCGGTGAACATCGATCAGAGTTTGTCCGACAATTGTACGGAGCCAGATAAAAAATGAAGTTGCCGGATCATTGAGATAATGTTCAATGCGTGTCGCAGCATCGAGGTATGCTTCCTGCAAAATATCATCCGCATCGACTCGACCTAACAGACGTTGATCGATGCGGAAATTCACAATTCCCCAGAGACGATCACGATGCTGGCTGTATTCATCGGCAAGAACTCCTTCCGGATCCTGACGTAACCGTTTGAGAAACTCTTCCGAGTTTTCTTGCTCATCTATCAACAAACAGATCTCCCAGCCGATGTAAGTACCTTCGATATATTATAGTTCCGGCTATTCTAGCTGATTGCCATTAGTAACGACAAGCCGAGACTCTCAGATAAGCTTACTTCGTTTTGTAACGGTTATACCAACGTTGTGAACAGAACACCCTGGGGAGAATCCTTTAACATCATACGTCTGATTGAAGTATGATGCTGGAAGCACTTTAGAACTTCGCAAGAAACTCGATGCGCGCACCGGAACCAACGCCGCGAGATTCCTGTTTGGAGACAAAGCTATCGAGTAGCATAATCCAATGTTGCCCAATCGCTTTCTGATAGCGTATGGCTCCAGCGATAGCACCATCATTGATTCCCTTCGTATTTTTTCGACCACCAATTTCGAAAATGAGTTGCTGGCGGGTCTTATCATAAAACAGTTGGTAGCCGAGACTGGCCCCCGCAGCATCCGTCGCCTGATTACTTAACGGGGCACCATATTGCCCTAAACCAGCTGCGGCATAAAGCAAACCAACTTGCCCTAAAGGTCCCCCTGCCAGTGTTCCTCGTGCGGGAGACGTAAACTCATCGATGGCCAGAAACGCATTGAAATAGACTAGATCAGACGAATGGTGCGGCGTTAGTGAAATCTGACTGAAAAGCAATTCCCCCTGTCCAGACGCCGCAGTTTCTCCTTCATGCGGAAATGACCCTAATACCTGGAATGAAGTATTATAAGTGTTGTGAAATCCATGTAGACGTTGAATGGCACTTAAGCCGAAGGCAGTCATACTGCCAAATTGCTGATTGCTGGAATGAACGGTGGCTACGTCGGCATTCACCGTGCTGACGGCAAGATCTGTCTCAGTGAAAATACCATACATGCGGGAATCCGGATCGCGTACGTTATTATTTCGATTGATCTCCCCCTCAACGTAGACACCCGTAATTCGCATATTCAAAATGCCTCCGCCGTTAACTGTGTTTCGCGTTACGGTAACGGCATCAACCATATCTTCATTAATCAACAATCCCTGCTGAAACGACATCGGCTGTCGACCCACTGAAAACCCAATGTCGTATCTGTGGACATCATAAGGGTCCAGATTGGGAAAAATCTCCCCAAAATCACCTTCAAAAAAGAGTGTTTGGATATCCGCATTCAAACCATCGAGCCATCGACCATCATGGAAGTCATAACCTGTGAACAGCCTGGAAGCCGTTAACTCTTTATCAAGTGAACGCAGCCCTAACAAAATTCGTTCTGTTCCTGAGAGATTCAGTTGTCCGAATAGATCAAGCCGGTTGGCCCATTCTGTAGTATTGGTTCCCGTTCGATTATTAAAATAGTTCAAGCCAGTTCGATAGGTACCGAAGACCCAGATAGAAGGTCGCCAGACCGCACCGGTTGGTATTACGATCCCTTGATTCAAAAATCCAATATCCAGGAATTTTTCGTTTGTCTCGACCAGTAAATTAGGACGATCGGGAATCGGTTGTAACCCGATCGCATACTCATCTAAGGGAGATTCTGATGTGTAGTGTTCTGCACAAATCAATCGCTCACCAAAGTGTGCCAGTGGTTCAGCTGGCGCTGACAAGATTTCTAAAAGCGTCTCACCTAGCTTCCAGTAGAGTGGATCGTGATCATGCACCAGACTCGGATCGTATTCAATACGTTCGGCGAATGGGTTAATATAGGTCTCGCCGTACTTTTCAAGTTCGAGATCTTCTATTTCTTGACTCTCATCTACGGCGGGAGGAAGAAACACTCTGCCTGGTTCTTCGAGATCCTGCGCAACAACGATCCCTGAATACAATAGGATTGTATGCATGAGTAGTAGTCGTAGAGAGCGCTGATGGTTAATTATCATGTCCAGAAATCTGTCTTAGCGAACACAGATTGTTTCTACCTTTTCGTATAAAACCATGTGTCCTTCAACAACGCCATCCGCAATATTTCGGGCGGACATGCCATAATCAAATCCGACATCAGAAATTTCATGAACCAGATTGACCGGCACCATCCCGGCGATCATTTGGATACGAACGGTATAGTTTCCTGGTCCTGTCAACTGCCTGCGTGATAGATGGTATTTTGCCAGTCGGCTACTTCTGGGTGGTATATTCTGCTTTTGCTTTCGTGCTCCCGTGGGACGCCCCAGAACAGTAAAGGGACGCGTCTCTGGCCGAAAATAGGGGAGTGGATCAAGAGAATAGGGAACGTTAAGAACCTGCTCACGTTCTCCTCCACGAATATTGCGTGTGATAAATCTTGATTGCAGCGTAAAGAGCTGTCGATCGAGAGGCACTTTTCCATTATGCACATACAACGAATGTGAATCTCGAATGTCACCATTCGGATCCAGGTCTCCCGATTGAAAGACAAGTCTGCCATTTTGATCCCAGACCATTGTCCTTAAAAAAACAACACGTTCTGCATCGAACCCGGTTGGTACCCCATGTCCCAGCGTGATATTGGAAACAGGAACACAAAACTTCAATCCATAACCGTTTGCTTTTTCAACCTGTATGTCTCCCAGATGATAACCTGCCTGCAAAATTTGCAGCCTCTGTGACGTTGCCTCAGCGAGCAATTCATATTGATCGTTTAAAATGTGCCGTGCCTTGATCCGCATCACCTGATCATCCCAGGGAGGCGGAAAATAAGTTCCCTTGGTTACATGCTTTTCGAAAACAGGTGTTCCCCAACCTCCGGCGTCATCAAAGACGAGCCACTCGCGCATAGTAGCAAGCCCTTCGGCTGTTTTCGGGTCTGAATCTTCCTCACGAACCGCTTTAGGATTATGCGGAAAGAGGCCCCGATGAATGATCGGATAATCAGGACCAATCATCATATGATTTGTATGCTTACGTACT
This window encodes:
- a CDS encoding sigma-70 family RNA polymerase sigma factor, whose protein sequence is MIDEQENSEEFLKRLRQDPEGVLADEYSQHRDRLWGIVNFRIDQRLLGRVDADDILQEAYLDAATRIEHYLNDPATSFFIWLRTIVGQTLIDVHRRHLGAQKRDVRREVKQKRRIFSASTSFQIADMLLGNLSSPSQAALKEELSIQLHEALESLNEMDREILVLRHFEELSNLEAAEVLEIEPKAASMRYFRALTRLRSVLVQIPGIIE
- a CDS encoding multiheme c-type cytochrome: MEPFPSKKQARCYRYLAIVLGFGALVLPNLAFQDAQAEDKGFVSLFGSENSTNTETSKKPQDVLDYVVDKAHADCFVDDPFPSAAKCGKCHPQHYREWSVSPHAYAQLSPVFNAMSNKLIKLNNGTLGDFCIRCHTPIGMALSEPINMSNLDRPPSSREGVTCVNCHRINQAWGKGAGRQALVSGDINQVVYGPNGDEGLAEVLANPDKYGVLKTTENPHIKGREVHAKAYRFFQLITPGFCGSCHDVFAPNGFRLEDAFSEFKHSPSAKKFKENCQDCHMGAVPGEPKGYSFSPAAIVGNVKTPVRKHTNHMMIGPDYPIIHRGLFPHNPKAVREEDSDPKTAEGLATMREWLVFDDAGGWGTPVFEKHVTKGTYFPPPWDDQVMRIKARHILNDQYELLAEATSQRLQILQAGYHLGDIQVEKANGYGLKFCVPVSNITLGHGVPTGFDAERVVFLRTMVWDQNGRLVFQSGDLDPNGDIRDSHSLYVHNGKVPLDRQLFTLQSRFITRNIRGGEREQVLNVPYSLDPLPYFRPETRPFTVLGRPTGARKQKQNIPPRSSRLAKYHLSRRQLTGPGNYTVRIQMIAGMVPVNLVHEISDVGFDYGMSARNIADGVVEGHMVLYEKVETICVR